The Rhodobium gokarnense genomic interval AAGCCGTTCGGCATCCATGTGACGATCATCTGTCCGGGCTTCGTCACCTCGCCGATGTCGGCGCGCCACCAGGGCGCAAAACCCTTTGAAATCTCTGCGGAAAAAGCGGCGACGATCATTCAGAAGGGGCTCAGGGGCCGGCGCGCGATGGTCGCCTTTCCGCTGCCGCTCGTGGTCGGCATCACCCTCAACAAGATGCTGCCGAGGAAGATCGGCGACCTTTTCATGGGCGGATTTTCGGCCGAGATCGAGCCGGACGGAAGAAAGGACTGAGTTTTTGCGTTCAGGCGCCGCCTAAAATCTTGCCGAACTGGGAGCCCTGTTCGCGGATCTTGCCGAGTTCCTCTGCCGTTGCGGCAACCGTCTGGCGGATCTGCTCGCGGGTGTGCTCCGACGTGATGAAGAAGCGCAGGCGCGCCGACTTCTCCGCCACGGCCGGGTAGATGATCGGCAGCGCGTTAATGCCGCGCTCGAAGAGACTGTTGGAAAGCATTGCTGCGCTTACCGAATCTCCCGTGATCACCGGGATCACCGAATAGCCCATGGACGGGCCCGTATCGAGCCCGGCCTCGGCGGCCAGCTCCAGGAACAGGCGGCCGTTCTCGCGCAGGGCCTCGACCCGGTGCGGCTCGCGCAGCATGATCTCCACGGCCTTGGCCGAGGCGGCGCCGACCGGCGGGGCGATGCCGACGGAAAAGACGAAGCCGGGGGCGCCGACCTTCAGATATTCCACCAGCGCCGAGGAGCCGGCGATGTAGCCGCCGCAGCCGGAAAGCGTCTTGGAGAGGGTCCCCATCCAGATCTCGACCTCGGTGGGATCCGTCCCGAAATATTCCGCAATTCCGCGACCCGTCTCGCCGAGGACGCCGATCGAATGGGCCTCGTCGACCATCAGCCAGGCATCGTGGCGGCGTTTGATCTCGATGAGGCGCGGCAGGTCGGGGAAATCCCCGTCCATGCTGTAGAGGCCTTCCACCGCGATCAGCACCCGCTCGAAGCGGGAGCGGTGGTTGGCAAGCATCTCCTCCAGCGCATCGAGATTGTCGTGCGGAAAGAGCATGCGGGCGGCGCCGGAGAGCTTGATGCCTTCGGTGATGGAGTTGTGGATCAGCGCGTCGCAGATGACGAGGTCGTTCGGCCCCATCAGATGGCCGATGGAGGTGACG includes:
- a CDS encoding aminotransferase class I/II-fold pyridoxal phosphate-dependent enzyme: MTKQRGIGGLTGGAKDQLLADIRSAKKTRKERRPAPARQSAKAGKKAFDFSELDDVKQYRMQRAAAELIGIDNPFFRPHEALARDTTLIGNQTYINFASYNYLGLNGHPEVAEAATEAIRRYGTTVSASRVVAGERPFHRDLEKALADMHGVEDAVVMVSGHATNVTSIGHLMGPNDLVICDALIHNSITEGIKLSGAARMLFPHDNLDALEEMLANHRSRFERVLIAVEGLYSMDGDFPDLPRLIEIKRRHDAWLMVDEAHSIGVLGETGRGIAEYFGTDPTEVEIWMGTLSKTLSGCGGYIAGSSALVEYLKVGAPGFVFSVGIAPPVGAASAKAVEIMLREPHRVEALRENGRLFLELAAEAGLDTGPSMGYSVIPVITGDSVSAAMLSNSLFERGINALPIIYPAVAEKSARLRFFITSEHTREQIRQTVAATAEELGKIREQGSQFGKILGGA